In Rosa chinensis cultivar Old Blush chromosome 1, RchiOBHm-V2, whole genome shotgun sequence, a genomic segment contains:
- the LOC112181890 gene encoding protein REVEILLE 3 isoform X2 — protein sequence MVSVNPNPAPQGFYLFDPTNMGLPGLNSVPPPTTPSTTTTTTSSAPQNAASLADDLSKKIRKPYTITKSRESWTEQEHDKFLEALQLFDRDWKKIEAFIGSKTVIQIRSHAQKYFLKVQKKGTSEHVPPPRPKRKATHPYPQKAPKSAPVASQVVVPFESSSALLEHGYAYQPDSSFVLGTPVTSASLSSWSHSYVPPVNASQITKDDGKLAGSTDAQNSCYSSSNESKPTTWLMGETVGRACHRQPQRVLPDFAQVYKFIGSVFDPNSTSHLERLKQMDPINLETRRILLSYEMKSEKAKPENDCNFSCHGKSENAILST from the exons ATGGTGTCTGTGAACCCAAACCCAGCACCTCAGGGTTTCTACTTATTCGATCCCACCAACATGGGCCTTCCCGGCCTCAATTCCGTGCCGCCGCCCACGACGCCTTCTACGACCACCACCACCACGTCGTCCGCGCCCCAAAACGCCGCGTCGTTGGCCGACGATCTGAGCAAGAAGATCCGGAAACCCTATACGATTACCAAGTCCAGGGAGAGCTGGACTGAACAGGAGCACGACAAGTTTCTAGAAGCTCTCCAGCT ATTTGACCGCGACTGGAAGAAGATTGAAGCATTTATTGGCTCAAAAACGGTTATTCAG ATACGTAGCCATGCACAAAAGTACTTTTTGAAGGTTCAGAAAAAAGGGACAAGCGAGCATGTACCTCCTCCTCGGCCAAAGAGGAAGGCAACTCATCCATACCCACAAAAAGCTCCTAAAAGTG CTCCAGTAGCATCTCAAGTTGTTGTGCCATTTGAATCCTCATCTGCTTTGCTTGAACATGGATATGCTTACCAGCCAGACTCCTCATTTGTGCTTGGCACTCCAGTTACCAGTGCAAGTTTATCTTCCTGGAGTCATAGTTATGTGCCTCCAGTCAATGCATCACAAATAACTAAAG ATGATGGAAAGCTAGCTGGTTCAACAGATGCACAGAACTCTTGCTACAGTAGTAGTAATGAAAGCAAGCCTACAACTTGGCTAATGGGTGAGACAGTTGGTCGAGCATGTCATCGCCAGCCACAGAGAG TTTTGCCAGATTTTGCTCAGGTGTATAAATTCATCGGCAGTGTTTTTGACCCCAATTCGACTAGTCATTTGGAGAGACTGAAACAAATGGACCCTATAAATTTGGAGACA AGAAGGATACTTTTATCATATGAAATGAAATCTGAGAAAGCTAAACCTGAGAACGATTGCAACTTTTCTTGCCATGGTAAATCGGAGAATGCCATCCTATCTACTTAG
- the LOC112181890 gene encoding protein REVEILLE 3 isoform X1, whose protein sequence is MVSVNPNPAPQGFYLFDPTNMGLPGLNSVPPPTTPSTTTTTTSSAPQNAASLADDLSKKIRKPYTITKSRESWTEQEHDKFLEALQLFDRDWKKIEAFIGSKTVIQIRSHAQKYFLKVQKKGTSEHVPPPRPKRKATHPYPQKAPKSAPVASQVVVPFESSSALLEHGYAYQPDSSFVLGTPVTSASLSSWSHSYVPPVNASQITKDDGKLAGSTDAQNSCYSSSNESKPTTWLMGETVGRACHRQPQRVLPDFAQVYKFIGSVFDPNSTSHLERLKQMDPINLETALLLMRNLSINLTSPEFEDHRRILLSYEMKSEKAKPENDCNFSCHGKSENAILST, encoded by the exons ATGGTGTCTGTGAACCCAAACCCAGCACCTCAGGGTTTCTACTTATTCGATCCCACCAACATGGGCCTTCCCGGCCTCAATTCCGTGCCGCCGCCCACGACGCCTTCTACGACCACCACCACCACGTCGTCCGCGCCCCAAAACGCCGCGTCGTTGGCCGACGATCTGAGCAAGAAGATCCGGAAACCCTATACGATTACCAAGTCCAGGGAGAGCTGGACTGAACAGGAGCACGACAAGTTTCTAGAAGCTCTCCAGCT ATTTGACCGCGACTGGAAGAAGATTGAAGCATTTATTGGCTCAAAAACGGTTATTCAG ATACGTAGCCATGCACAAAAGTACTTTTTGAAGGTTCAGAAAAAAGGGACAAGCGAGCATGTACCTCCTCCTCGGCCAAAGAGGAAGGCAACTCATCCATACCCACAAAAAGCTCCTAAAAGTG CTCCAGTAGCATCTCAAGTTGTTGTGCCATTTGAATCCTCATCTGCTTTGCTTGAACATGGATATGCTTACCAGCCAGACTCCTCATTTGTGCTTGGCACTCCAGTTACCAGTGCAAGTTTATCTTCCTGGAGTCATAGTTATGTGCCTCCAGTCAATGCATCACAAATAACTAAAG ATGATGGAAAGCTAGCTGGTTCAACAGATGCACAGAACTCTTGCTACAGTAGTAGTAATGAAAGCAAGCCTACAACTTGGCTAATGGGTGAGACAGTTGGTCGAGCATGTCATCGCCAGCCACAGAGAG TTTTGCCAGATTTTGCTCAGGTGTATAAATTCATCGGCAGTGTTTTTGACCCCAATTCGACTAGTCATTTGGAGAGACTGAAACAAATGGACCCTATAAATTTGGAGACA GCACTTTTGTTGATGCGAAATCTATCCATTAATTTAACAAGTCCCGAGTTTGAGGATCAT AGAAGGATACTTTTATCATATGAAATGAAATCTGAGAAAGCTAAACCTGAGAACGATTGCAACTTTTCTTGCCATGGTAAATCGGAGAATGCCATCCTATCTACTTAG
- the LOC112181890 gene encoding protein REVEILLE 3 isoform X3 — protein sequence MVSVNPNPAPQGFYLFDPTNMGLPGLNSVPPPTTPSTTTTTTSSAPQNAASLADDLSKKIRKPYTITKSRESWTEQEHDKFLEALQLFDRDWKKIEAFIGSKTVIQIRSHAQKYFLKVQKKGTSEHVPPPRPKRKATHPYPQKAPKSAPVASQVVVPFESSSALLEHGYAYQPDSSFVLGTPVTSASLSSWSHSYVPPVNASQITKDDGKLAGSTDAQNSCYSSSNESKPTTWLMGETVGRACHRQPQRVLPDFAQVYKFIGSVFDPNSTSHLERLKQMDPINLETALLLMRNLSINLTSPEFEDHAKKDTFII from the exons ATGGTGTCTGTGAACCCAAACCCAGCACCTCAGGGTTTCTACTTATTCGATCCCACCAACATGGGCCTTCCCGGCCTCAATTCCGTGCCGCCGCCCACGACGCCTTCTACGACCACCACCACCACGTCGTCCGCGCCCCAAAACGCCGCGTCGTTGGCCGACGATCTGAGCAAGAAGATCCGGAAACCCTATACGATTACCAAGTCCAGGGAGAGCTGGACTGAACAGGAGCACGACAAGTTTCTAGAAGCTCTCCAGCT ATTTGACCGCGACTGGAAGAAGATTGAAGCATTTATTGGCTCAAAAACGGTTATTCAG ATACGTAGCCATGCACAAAAGTACTTTTTGAAGGTTCAGAAAAAAGGGACAAGCGAGCATGTACCTCCTCCTCGGCCAAAGAGGAAGGCAACTCATCCATACCCACAAAAAGCTCCTAAAAGTG CTCCAGTAGCATCTCAAGTTGTTGTGCCATTTGAATCCTCATCTGCTTTGCTTGAACATGGATATGCTTACCAGCCAGACTCCTCATTTGTGCTTGGCACTCCAGTTACCAGTGCAAGTTTATCTTCCTGGAGTCATAGTTATGTGCCTCCAGTCAATGCATCACAAATAACTAAAG ATGATGGAAAGCTAGCTGGTTCAACAGATGCACAGAACTCTTGCTACAGTAGTAGTAATGAAAGCAAGCCTACAACTTGGCTAATGGGTGAGACAGTTGGTCGAGCATGTCATCGCCAGCCACAGAGAG TTTTGCCAGATTTTGCTCAGGTGTATAAATTCATCGGCAGTGTTTTTGACCCCAATTCGACTAGTCATTTGGAGAGACTGAAACAAATGGACCCTATAAATTTGGAGACA GCACTTTTGTTGATGCGAAATCTATCCATTAATTTAACAAGTCCCGAGTTTGAGGATCATGCAA AGAAGGATACTTTTATCATATGA